In one Natronosalvus amylolyticus genomic region, the following are encoded:
- the glyA gene encoding serine hydroxymethyltransferase, giving the protein MDHDHVRDVDPAVADALEGELTRQEETLAMIASENHVSRAVLDAQGSALTNKYAEGYPGARYYGGCTYADEVEQLAIDRAQELFDAEHVNVQPHSGTQANQAVYFAMLEPGDKILSLDLTHGGHLSHGHPANFVGQFYEVEQYEVDPETGYIDYDELERLATTFDPDIIVSGYSAYPREVEWERIQDVANDVDALHLADIAHITGLVAAGVHSSPVGTADFVTGSTHKTIRAGRGGIVMTDEEYADDIDSAVFPGGQGGPLMHNIAGKAVGFGEALESEFQRYAEQTVANAVALGESLTDHGFSLVSGGTDNHLVLVDLRPSHPDTTGGDAEEALEEAGIVLNGNTVPGETRSAFNPSGIRAGTPALTTRGFDEDDMREVADLIARVVDAPDDDSVIESVRSSVDELCAANPLYK; this is encoded by the coding sequence ATGGACCACGACCACGTCCGGGACGTCGATCCCGCGGTCGCAGACGCCCTCGAGGGCGAGCTCACGAGACAGGAAGAGACACTGGCGATGATCGCCAGCGAGAACCACGTCAGTCGCGCAGTTCTCGACGCACAGGGGAGCGCGCTCACGAACAAGTACGCCGAAGGCTATCCAGGCGCTCGCTACTACGGTGGTTGTACGTACGCCGACGAGGTCGAACAGCTCGCTATCGACCGCGCCCAGGAGCTCTTCGACGCCGAACACGTTAACGTCCAGCCACACTCCGGAACGCAGGCCAACCAGGCTGTTTACTTCGCGATGCTCGAGCCGGGCGATAAGATACTGTCGCTCGACCTGACCCATGGTGGCCACCTCAGCCACGGCCACCCGGCCAACTTCGTCGGACAGTTTTACGAGGTCGAACAGTACGAAGTCGATCCGGAGACAGGCTACATCGACTACGACGAACTCGAGCGTCTCGCGACGACGTTCGACCCCGACATCATCGTGTCGGGGTACTCCGCGTACCCCCGTGAAGTCGAGTGGGAACGCATTCAGGACGTCGCAAACGACGTCGACGCGTTGCACCTGGCCGATATCGCCCACATCACTGGACTGGTCGCCGCTGGCGTCCACTCCTCACCCGTGGGAACTGCCGATTTCGTCACCGGGTCGACCCACAAAACCATCCGTGCCGGCCGCGGTGGCATCGTCATGACCGACGAGGAGTACGCCGACGATATCGACTCGGCCGTCTTCCCCGGCGGACAGGGCGGCCCGCTCATGCACAACATCGCCGGCAAGGCCGTCGGTTTCGGCGAGGCCCTCGAATCTGAGTTCCAGCGATACGCCGAACAGACCGTCGCGAACGCCGTCGCGCTCGGCGAGTCGTTGACCGACCACGGCTTCTCGCTCGTCTCCGGTGGTACTGACAATCACCTCGTCCTCGTCGACCTGCGGCCGTCACATCCCGATACGACGGGCGGCGACGCGGAAGAGGCCCTCGAGGAGGCCGGCATCGTCCTCAACGGCAACACCGTCCCCGGCGAGACGCGTTCGGCGTTCAACCCGAGTGGCATTCGTGCCGGGACGCCCGCCCTCACCACTCGCGGTTTCGACGAAGACGACATGCGCGAGGTCGCCGACCTGATCGCTCGCGTTGTCGACGCTCCGGACGACGATTCGGTCATCGAGTCGGTTCGCTCGTCGGTGGACGAACTGTGTGCGGCGAACCCGCTGTACAAGTAA